A part of Methanohalobium evestigatum Z-7303 genomic DNA contains:
- a CDS encoding FG-GAP repeat domain-containing protein, with product MDKRKLIIGAILVITFIFSISATTADDINSIGQKATKGFEGFENLPHGNPEYTRSLSVTDINNDGIKDIVVYKHGVNYLYEGTETGKFEGYKIHDNSDHTNSLSVCDINRDGNNDIMAGNDGINYWYEGDGTGEFTRNVARKPTVLTVGGIATVGICIFVQV from the coding sequence TTGGATAAACGAAAACTAATCATTGGAGCAATACTGGTAATAACATTTATCTTTAGTATAAGTGCAACAACAGCAGATGATATAAATTCAATAGGTCAAAAAGCAACAAAAGGATTTGAAGGATTTGAAAATTTACCACATGGTAACCCTGAATATACCAGATCTTTAAGTGTAACTGATATTAACAACGATGGTATAAAGGATATCGTAGTCTATAAACACGGTGTGAACTATTTGTATGAAGGTACTGAGACAGGCAAGTTTGAAGGATATAAAATACACGATAATTCTGATCATACTAATTCATTGTCTGTGTGTGATATAAATAGAGATGGAAACAATGATATCATGGCCGGTAATGATGGAATAAATTACTGGTATGAAGGTGATGGAACCGGAGAGTTCACGAGAAATGTCGCAAGGAAGCCCACTGTTTTAACAGTGGGAGGAATTGCGA